The Triplophysa rosa linkage group LG15, Trosa_1v2, whole genome shotgun sequence genomic sequence TCTATGATAACTTGCCAAATAatgcaatttacaatatacgtGATAATGCTTTAAGTTTGTAAAATCAATTCAAactacattaaaatatatttaaaaactgaatttttttCAACCAACATACATGTTTCACATTCTTCTTGATTACGGATCATCTTCACACAGTCTCTCTATCTGCATCAACTTGAAATTGATTAAACCTAACTTttggattttttaaattatttgcaAACCATTATGATATGCACATTGGTGATATTTCTGTAATTCCGCTCTATTGTGCAGGCAAACTGTGAAATGTTCAAGTTTGttgagttttgtgtttgtgcccatttaaaggggtcatatggcggaaatccgtgtttttctgtgtctctggtgtgttataagttgctcatgcatgtattagacacgtaaaattgctcaaatgaaagtgtgggaacaaaagagtcattctatgtaaaagtgAATGCGAagccagacctgcctgaaacgcctcgtgtaaccacaccctgacgaatgtacgtcacttcgtaacatgacttgactaagaccgcccaaatctaaatgcaagtgaggtgggcgtacttgtaaatctcattgtatcgtcaccgccgcagccatgtcgcggagacgctgtgtgtttcgttgcgaaaagaaagactctttgtttgccatgccaaaagatgagacaactaaaaatgaatggttacattttatttacaacactgttccagaaaagtacaatccgaatgttcaagtttgtgcagcgcatttcaccgatgatcgcttcatgaacctgggagagagatcaaggccggctgtgcacgaaagctttgcttaaaaagtggggccgttccaaccattacaacttcgctggcgcttcagattcgcagcctgtaagtatatttttattgtaaaagactttgttacggactaacgcgagttgagtttgtcgcgtgtttgtgatctgcaaatgcagacacgcgcgcaacgtgaaaaaagacaacataagtcctaataatcagtaataatgttcccactagaggcaacaaatgtggtgtttataatgtctttttatatttagtatttatttggggtttattgtctttgttgagtcgcgacgagacgtggcgtaacactggttgatcaagaagggccgAAGCGCTGgcgttattaattatttataccattccctgctgtaatgccaGCTTGTTTCtgtctcacacaaactctgtatgatgtatatgcttgtttgtttatagtctttataacctcgtatataaaaggtaaaacagttagctatagtttttaacatcatatttttttaataaaaccttaccaatcctttacatcctgctcaagtcgcgctggcaagttgatgtatcggcttgatcatcttaattttccgtatcagattcgggctcgaattgatataaggaagtacccATGACATTTTACACCTGTCAGGAGAATTGCGTGCGAACCTggtgttccaaatatggtaagaggcgttacatttccgtgaaacgcttgcagtattccaccaatcactacgcactggtgaactggccaatcacagcacacctcgcttttcagagccatgagctttgtttaaAATCTGCGCGtctcagagaggcggagcaaagaggagatacaaacatgcacggtgtgtggaaaatacagcgcttttgaaccttaaatcctgtagacacattacatcacatctaaaagaaaccataatattccttttagcagtgtcatatcacccctttaaatggtttaaagggtGGACAACAAGTTTATAACTGTCCGAGTTACTGAAAAAGAATAACGTTGAGTTCATGTCACTAGTCAGTTATTTCTGAATACTAGTAGTAGGAAATGCTTTCAAGTAACTGTTGCGTTCACATCCAGAAAAAGCATGTCACAGGGTTCAGAATGAAAGTGATACGTAACAGCATCTCTTCATTAAACATCAACCCGAAATAGCAGTGAGAAGTACTGGCCTCGGATGTTAGAAGACACGTTAACTCACCTTAACCGTATCAAACGGATGCCCAACGAGGACGCCGGCGGCACctgaaaacaacagaaatataCTGATCTTTAtagacacacaaacataattattttacattcGGACTTCAATTTTGTAAGATAGGCCAGTCAAAGCTCATGGGTTTTAATTCTCCAGAAGAATATGACAACTGATTTGAttctgtttgtttaattttcGTGTCATTGGATTGGTCTCTACAGCACGGCCCACCACAGCGAGATGACCTTGTAGGACTACAAACGCTTTCTATTGGTCAGAGTTTCTCGGTGCGTCACATGGGTTCATGTCAGGGGTTCTGTATTGCACAATGACCGCATGACTTCACTACACGTGTTCTGTCTGACGGTGGCCTGTCGAAGGCGTCGGCCCACCAGGACCAATAAAACACTGTCGACTGAGAACGAGAGGTGAAGAGTCAGCTACACAATATATATAGATACAGTAGTGACCAAAAGAGAAGTGACATGCATCATTTATAtgtcaatcattaaataaacgGTAAAGTTAACCTTGaacaaagggatagttcactcaaaaaagaaaatgatttgatcatttactcatcctttgaATGTCACGTCAAATGTGCATGCGtttctctttcttcttcagaacacaacagaagatattttgaagaacgtcgatCATCAAACagcactgaactccattgacttccattgtgtgaacacaaaaaaaatgagacatttctcaaaatatcttctgtcgTGTTCCCCTCaagagtcatagacagattttGAACGACccgagagagaataaatgatgacagaatttgggtTATCTATTTCAAACGTCACCTGAGCCCATAGATGCACCTGTGCGAAAGCAATATTTCTAAAGGATCTTGTCTTCACGTAACTCAAGCGAAACACAAGCCGGCGGACAGACGCGGTCGAAGGTGATTTGCTCTCACAGGGGTGTGTGGATCCCTCGGTTTTCTACAGGATGGGGGCAGACAGGTGGGAGGAGGGGGGATATTCTGGGCTCTTCCTGGAACTGCATTTCACAGCAGCACGCGTGTGCATGGCTGTTATTTGTGCAAGAGAAGAGCTTGTTCCCTCAGGGAAGTTTGTAAATTTCAGATGGCTGAAACACGTGTGGTTTTATTCTACACATCTGCATTCATCAGTTTGTCACACACAGATGAAAAACGCGGTTTCAGAGTCTGATCGTTCAAAACGGAACATAAGTAAGGGAtcatccacagctagccgtgcgttcaagggttttaatgcacgacgtggaggccaagaaccgcCCGacgcgaagtgcattaaaatcctttagcgcacggctagccgtggattatcctgcttataccatggtcatttgccaagttaaagcttttattgatgtttacagtgtcattttagatcaaacgggtgaaaataacatttgtcagttcatttcaaatgtaatcaaactgactggagctacccgtaCGTTAAAGgctttaatgcacaccttccagccaatcagaatccagtattcaaacagaccacgGTGTAATAAAAACAATCTGGCCTGAATGTGTCTTTTGACTAAAACAGCTTTGTTTCTCATTCCACGGAATGATTACATTGTGACATGTTCAGTGTTTCTGCATGACTGAATGAGTCACAATGTAACACTGAATGTAACAAAACGTTTTGTAACTTCAAAAACGACCAGCTGGTGCGTTTCATTCTGACACGCTTCTCCTGTTTAACAACATACCTGTCACACCTGTAAtatctagggctgtcacgattatgaaatttggctgacgatgaattgtctaataaatcattgcgattatgacgattaattgtctgtttcagagctttgacttttaattctcatacatttttattcagctttgaaacgaccatattgttctgaatataaagactatgtttttttcttggaaatccATCAgtaaaaattgggtcatcatacttacggtttaggcttttacctgtcaacaATACaaacaccaaatacttgtaaatgaagtaaatggatcaggagtgaattgaagccaccattaaaatactgtcagtcatagaaaagcttctagtctgtttttttctcacttgcaagactacagtagaagtttacttgtgtgttaatgagattttggtagactggttttcacactgaaataatattaaattgtactgcaggttatttttatggtatatgctttagttttttttaagtgattgtgttgtggtggtacattttacaagtattaccatgctttagttacaatatatacactaaaatatgcagatgcactacagctccccctagtgtcttctatagagatgtgcgataattgagATGATCTGAatccatcgcgatgaggtcaaacaaccctatgagatgattatttaataatcgtgacagccctagtaataCCTCACAAAAACCATTCATAAAAgccaacataaaaaatacaagtaTTTTATTATACCACATTAACATATTATCGTCTTAAGCACACAAAAGTGTAGATGTGGATTTCTTATTAAGAACAGATTTActcgataaacagatcaactgtcTGTCAGCACATGACCTTGTGTTCTGCTCCAATACCAATCATTCAGAATTCAGAGATTCCCGAacaaaatatatgaagagtttggttccaaaatgagatgtctacgtttaaaaaaaatcaaaaatcatgtttttattgtgttagtagctgtattttttgagctATTagggcttaaatcaaaacaaaccaactgcagcttgattgatattaattggaatgcgcaataaaaaaacatgattttatgaGTTATcccattttggaaccaaactcttcatatcatTCATAATCAATAGACATTTTTAATTTGAATGTACTTCAATAAAAAGCATGATCATATTAAACACATATTTGATGGGGGTTTAATGGTTACAATGGGAATTGAATTGGCTTTAATGGAAGTTATAATGGTGGGCTGTGGAAAACCCAAAACACGCGACATAAAGGAGTTgtgtactggttttaatggtCAACAGCAGCTGATGGTTGGTTCATACTGGTGTTTGTAATGGAAACAGGGTTCAAACTATAGATCTAAATAATACACTCGCCCGAGCTAACGCTCACGGTGGACGTGGGTTAACCCCTCTTAACGAGCTTAACTTAGTCCTAATCTACCGATTGACTCAGCAGACACGACTGTACAGTAAGAGTAACGTAGTCCGATGTGTAACTCACCTCCGATGCAGCCCGCGAGGAAGTCCATCACTGAAACAAACGGAACTCAAAGAAGCTTCACCTCAGATGAGTCTGATAATACACGACAGTGAACTCGGCTTGACTCCCGGGCCTGTCCTGCGATGAAACGCCTGTAGGTTGCAGCAGTCCTGCAGTTATTATGATGCATGCACGCGACACCGACTGTACAGTCACCGTCACGGTCAATGTCACCTGCTGTATGACTTAATTCAGTTCGCCGTCTGTTTGTGTACCGGAGCCTGACGGAAAGGTGGCGGGAGgaggtgtgtgtgcgcgcgcccAATCGCGACTCGCAGATTCTAAGTGGATTTCTGTCCCACACGCTGACGGTCACGCACGTCGCGCGGCTCTTCCGGGTGTCTGGTTTACTATGGCGAAGGCGCGTGATATTCCCGAGAACAGCTTTTCTATTGGACGGTTATAAAACATATGACATATTCATGAGACGTGCCTTCGCTGTAGTATGCCCGGTTGAGTCATTTTCCCTAAACGAACCGTCTGAACCAAGCGATTCGTTAATATGTAAAATCAACAAAAACGTTTAAATGCATTTCGTTAACGTTTGTAGTTCAATCGGTTGGATTTGTgtctcttgttttgtgttattgttCCCACCTGCAGCCCTGCGCCAAGTGTCGAATCAGTTCAACTGTATCGTTTACAATATGAACCGGCtcaaatgaacgaatcgttggCATCGTAATTTCGCAGTCCCATTGCGTCAGCGTGTATGGCGCGGACCAGGGTTCGAACGGCCACGCGGGTACATCATTTTTAATCAGATCACGTGAATTGAACGACACAGTGAAATACAGATCACAAaaacttaaatttaaaataaaagactgattaaatggtaataaaaaatgagtttactgctgctttaaatataaatgtggaAGTGCAGCTGTCAGCGAACGCACGTGAGAACGAGGGGGACTGCTTACAAAATGACATACACGTGCTCCTGTGCAGTCACGGACACTCGAGCGCGTCAAGGTTGCAGCGACTTCTGTGCAGACCGTTTGGCGTATGTCAGTAAAGTATCGCGAGACCTGTTCGCAAGCTTAGCTTTTGACtcgctctcgcgatactttgatgtcatacgccggtCGATATGCACAGCGCTTCTCTGGCTGTAGGAAGTCAAACGCGACGAATGGCTTCGATGACTTAAGCAGGAAGGAGAATGCATTTTGCAGACTTCCTCGCAGGATCTATTGGAGGTAGCTAACATCAATTTATCGCCACACTATTATATAAAGACAAAGATAAATCGCTAAATTAATGTGACTTAATGCGATGTGGGGTTTTTCGTAACAGTAGACCATGTTATCTCATGGAAATATTTCATAATTCATAACTCGTATGAGATGACTTACATAAGTAGCTTTACGtaatattatgtttattttaatgtgtttattattgttattagtattaaaaatatttccAAAGCCTCTGTCGTAAGTCATTTTATAATTGTTTCTCAATTAAAAGTAACAAAGTAGTGGAATGAATCTCTCAGTGTTTTGCAGTACAATGAATGGAGTTGTATAAATGTTATTCTAGTGACTGTTGACTTTGATGTTGTTGTGTTCCAGGAGCTTGTGGAGTGGCAGTCGGTTATCCTCCGCAGTACTGTCAAAGTAAGTCTATCATTCATGTGCTCATCATTTCAACTTTCAGATTTAGACTGTCATAATGTAGATCTTACTCGCTGcaaatgataaaacacaatataactTTGAGAATGTTGTTGTGTCGCTCACACAGGTCCGAATCCAAACTCAGAAACACTTCACTGGAATCTGGCAGTGTTCCACAACCACTATTAAAAATGAAGTTTATGTTAATTGTGTTCACCGTTACTTTGCAAAGGTAGCATCTCTTTTGTGAATCTGTATGGTTGGTAGGTTTGTAAGAATATCAAAACCTCACTGTGCGATAATACCACAATGACTTGGAATCGGCcgtaagcatcctcttttctttatcctccaatcataactgttgcttagaggtgtGAGTTATACGGGACAAAATCACCTTGAAATCACTTTTATACAATAAGAtcattgcaccagatggaccttgacaaAGATAACGTATTATTTTTCTAACagtctctatgttaggcccggaagacctatcgtttcatacagtcatgtgaccatgaTAATACTGAggcaattttgctattgcgataacatgGTATCTATAATATTGCTACATCCCTAATGGTTGGTGATTTGTATTCAAGTTTAGTTTCACACGATTCATAGACTCAATATGTTCAGTTCTTCCTCGTGTTTGTTTTCTTGACTTCATGTTGTTGCTGTGCTTCAGGTTCATGGGGTTTTTAAAGGAATGGCTTTGCCTGTCACCACCATATCCATGACGTCCTCTCTGGTGTTTGGCCCCCATCGCAGCTGTCTGCAGCGTTTCAGTCACATTCACGCCTCTGATGGCCGCATCACCAAACTGGAGATTTTCCTGTCAGGTTTTGCTGGTGGTGTGACGCAGGTCAGAGATGCTCATTCAGCTTCACAAAAATGCCTTTGAAGTGGTCAAGCACAAAACGACACGTAAAGGTTTTCTTTCAGATTTCTGTAATGTCTCCTGGTGACATTGTAAAAGTTCGTCTTCAGTGTCGAACCGAGGGACAGAGGAACGGATTCAACCGTCCCAAACCCAAATATCGTGGACCCATTCACTGTCTGCTGACGCTCATCAGAGAAGAGGGAGTTTTGGGACTTTATAAAGGAGCTTTTCCTCTGGCCTGCAGGGACGGACCGTCCTTCGCCACCTGCTTTCTGACGTATGACACGTTAGCTTCAAAACTTGGCAAACCAGGACAGAAGCAGCCAGGTGAACTTTGGGTTTCTTCTAAAGACTTCACATAATAACTTTGAGAAACAGAAATTTACAGAACATCTTTGAATACAGCGCTGCTGATGTTTTCTGAGTCGTATGATTTAGAAGTGAGAAGATTTCCTACTCGCTGGATTTATTTATGATTATACGGACAGATTGGACGGCGGTGATGTTCTCTGGCGGTGTTGCGGGAAT encodes the following:
- the slc25a47a gene encoding LOW QUALITY PROTEIN: solute carrier family 25 member 47-A (The sequence of the model RefSeq protein was modified relative to this genomic sequence to represent the inferred CDS: deleted 1 base in 1 codon); translation: MHFADFLAGSIGGACGVAVGYPLSLTQVRIQTQKHFTGIWQCSTTTIKNEVYVNCVHRYFAKVHGVFKGMALPVTTISMTSSLVFGPHRSCLQRFSHIHASDGRITKLEIFLSGFAGGVTQISVMSPGDIVKVRLQCRTEGQRNGFNRPKPKYRGPIHCLLTLIREEGVLGLYKGAFPLACRDGPSFATCFLTYDTLASKLGKPGQKQPDWTAVMFSGGVAGMASWSVGTPMDVIKARLQMDGVGEQKRYGGFLHCASETIRHEGPSIFFRSLGINCLRAFPVNMVVFAVYVVMAEILSSASVGTLL